The Pseudobacteroides sp. genomic interval TTGTTGTTCCATTTGGGCAGGATAGCCCAACAGATAAACCTAACTCCTTAATATCAAAAAACGATCTTATAATACCTACAATTATAGAAGCACTTAAGGGAAAACAGATTCAGCCTGTGCTCGTATAAAAGTGCTTTAAAAACTTCTTTTAAAGTTTGTTATATTAATAAGATAAGGCTGCCTGCCCGGGCAGCCTTATGGCAATTCTATTCGTTTATGTATGAGCAGCAGTAATCGGCAAGTTCCTTAACCTTAAGTTTGAATTTTGAGTTTGCAGGAACCTCAAAGGATTGACCTTCATTCACTGTAATCCATTCACTGCTTCCGGGAAGCAAGACATCCATGGATCCACCTAAAATCTCCATAATTTCTTTTGCTGCAGTACCGAACTCATAATCTCCAGGCAGCATAATTCCTAAAGTTTTCTTCTCACCATCTTCAAATATAACAGTTCTGCTTGTAACTTTCCCACCAAAATAAACGTTTGCCTTTTTAACCACACTGATATTATCAAATCTTTCCATAAAAACCTCCACTAAATAATTTTGCAGAATTATACGATATATTTTTGTTCTCTTTTTTGCATTATACCATACATAATGAATTTTTACAGGATAAATTCCAGGCTGTTGAACAGGATCACGGAGTGATTTTGCAACCTAGGCATCAAAAAACATTTTTTTAATATTGATATTTTATCAGTGAGAATGTAAGATTAAGAATGAGAAAAAGCTTGAAAATTGAAAAATGAATTAAATCTAATAAATAAATTCCCGATTGAGGGGGTGCAAGCTTGAGCGAAAATGAAAAATATCTCCTTGGATTATCTAAAAAGGGAGATATTGAAGCTTTTGAAATGCTAATGGAAAAGTATCAAAAAAAGGTATTTAATATTGCACTTAGGCTTTTGGGTAACTATGATGATGCCAGTGAAGTTACCCAAGAAGTTTTTATCAGAATTTACAAATCAATTGGCAGCTTTAAAGGTGAATCCCAGATCTCCACCTGGATTTACAGGATAGCAACCAATGTGTGTCTTGATGAGCTCAGAAAACGCAAAAGAAAATGGGTTATGTCCCTTGATGAAGAGTATCACAAGGAAAATGGCGATTATATAATACAGGTAGAGGATGATAAACCTACGCCTGATGTCGTTATGGAGCAGAAGACAATAAAAAGTGCAGTTAAAAATGCCATAGACAAGTTGTCTGAGAAGTATAAGCTGATAATTATTTTAAGGGATATTCAGGGATTTAGCTATGAAGAAATCTCTGAAATTGTTAAAACTCCTGTGGGAACGGTAAAATCCAGGATAAACAGGGCGAGATTACAGCTTAAAGAATTACTTCTTAAAGAAAAGGAACTTTTTTCGGATAATTTCGTCAAAGATATTGAAAGGAGGGCTGGAGATGAAAAAATGTGAAGATATCAGAGAACTTATATCGTTATATATTGATGGCGAATTAAAAGGCGATCTGCTTTCTGAGTTTGAGGAACACATTAGGTCCTGTGAAACTTGCAGGAATGAGCTGGAAGACGTGAATAGCGTCATAGCCATGCTAAATGACACTCCAGAGGAAGACCTGCCTTCAAATTTCAAGGACGAACTTCATGAAAAGCTGCTAAGGGAACAAACCAAAAAGGAAAGTTTTGTGTCGGTGGTTTTATCAAGATATTCCCATGTTTTTGCTTCGGCGGCAGGGCTACTGATTATATTTTCAATATGGGTGGTTTATAAGAATAGTTTTGTATCAACCAATGATACTGTACCAAATGTTTCTTCGATACAATCGTATGACAGTAATGGGAATGAGGCTAAAGAAAATGGCGAAATAGAAAAATTCAATCTCGCTGATGGTGACAAAAGAGTTTACTCAAGGTTTAGTAAAGAGTTAACACAAGATAATACAAAGGAAAATTCAACAGGAGGGACGCAGGATCAAAAGATAATTGCAGGCATGGCTGATGCACCTGTAATTACATTTAGTGAAAAATCGTCAAACCCAAAATACGATCCTGCAGACAAACAGACAGCCAGTGTTGGAAACGGTGAATTGGCATTTGGGAAAAAATATGGCGATATCGCTACACCCAAAGCCAGAGCATCTTCTGAGCCTAAATCTGACGTTATAGCAGTGTTATTTGATGACAGCAGATCAAGTGCAGCTGATTTTACAATAAGTGCATCCGATCCTGAGGCCAAAAGTGAGACTCTGAAAAAAATAGCAGCGTCTTTAGGCGGGGAGGAACATGTATTAGTTAATGCATCAACCAGCATGAATACTGATGATTTGAAAGCCATATCTTCCAAAGCTTCAGAAGCATCTTCAGATGTTTTTACAGCTGAGTCCAATAACACCGTGGCAGTACTTAACTTCAGAATTCCGGGAAATAACTATAGTACATTTTTGCAAAAGCTAAATGAGACATTTGGAGCTTCAAATGTAAAATCAAATGGTGTTATAAATACCGATAATACCAAGAGGAAAGCTGAGATAGAAAAAGAGATCGCAGAAATCGACAAACAAATTCAAAGTAATGCAAATACCACTTTTTGGAATAATTCAGCCGAGCACAATACACTGGTTGAAAATAAGAACGGTCTTAATAGAGAACTTGAAGAGATAAATAAGAACTCCCAATATGTGACGGTTACAATAAGATTACAAAAAAGATAATGTAATATTTTTTGATTTTTTGAAAATAATTAATTACAGCTGTTTACCGCTGTAATTTTTTTGTGTAAAATATTATATGGCTATTTAGTAGATTTATCACTTTAAATATAGATAAATATTTGGTTCCTTAATAGCTTGCGGAGGAGATTTAATTAATGGAAATAAGTGCAGTGGTTGATAGAATTGAGAATGGAAACGCAGTTTTATTATCTGAGGATATGGGGATTGAAATAAGCATACCTGAAGAAAACATAATCAATACATACTGTATGGGAGATAGGTTGACTCTCACGATAAATGGAGATTTTCACGTAATAAATATTAACGGAGAATAATATGACAAACAAAAAATTGATGTTGATTGATGGTAACAGCATATTGAACAGGGCATTTTATGGGCTTCAAGGAAAGGAAATCCTTGCTACCAGTGACGGCTTATACACAAATGCTGTGTTTGGGTTTATAAATATAATGAACAAATACCTGGACGAGGAGAACCCAGGTTATTTATGTGTTGCATTCGATCTGAAGGGGCCTACGTTCAGGCACAAGGAGTTTGACGGTTACAAGGCAAACCGAAAGGGAATGCCGCAGGAATTAGCAGTTCAGATGCCTGTTATAAAAGAGGTTCTTGATGCAATGAATATTAAAAGGCTTGAGTATGAGGGATTTGAAGCAGACGATATACTCGGGACTGTTTCCCTATGTGCTGAGAAGGAAGGTTTTGAGGTTGTAATACTGACAGGAGACAGAGATTCATTGCAATTGGCTACAGACAGGACCAGGATCAAGCTGCCTGTTACCAAAGGCTGGAAGACAGAAACTGAGGAATATGACTACGGCAAGGTGATAGAGAGGTATGGGGTAACGCCTGAGCTGTTTATAGATGTTAAAGGGCTTATGGGTGACACCTCCGACAACATTCCGGGTGTTCCCGGAATTGGTGAAAAAACAGCTGTAGAGCTTGTCAAAAACCTGGGGACAATTGAAAATATATACGAAAACCTTGATAAAGTTGAAAAAAAGAGTGTGAAACAAAAGTTAGAAGCTAACAAGGAGCTGGCTTTCTTAAGCAAGAGGCTTGCTACTATTGATAGAAACGCACCTGAGAGGTGTGGGCTTGATAATTTACAAAGTCTGCAAAGAAAAGATGTTGACAGGGAAAAGCTGTTTGCTCTTTTTAAAAGGCTTGAGTTTAAGAGCTTCATAGAAAAATATAACCTTAAAGAAGAAAAGGCAAAATCTCCTGTAAATCTTATGAGTGTTGAAACTATAAGTGATACAGGGCGTTTGGATATGATAAAAAACCAAATATTGAGTGAAAAAAAGTGTTCTATTTATTATATTATTGAAAAAGTTGATGATTTCAATTCAAATTTAAAAGGTGCAGGAATATCATGGGGGAAGGATAAGAGTGTATATTTACAAATTACAGGAGAATTTACAGAGGACGTATTTATTGATAGGTTTAAGGAAGTTTTTGAGTCAGATGAGGTAAAAAAATATGGTCACGACCTTAAAAACCTTATTGTTTATCTAAAAAATAAGGGTGTTTCTTTAAATGGTCTTTCCTTTGATACCATGATAGGTGCATACATACTTAACCCTTCAAGGGATACTTATACTGTCACCGAGCTTGCAGAGGATTATATGGGCTCGGATGTGCCTTCCATTGAAGAAATGCTTGGAAAGGGCAAAAAGCGACTGCAGATAAACGATTTGCCTCTAGATGAACTTGCTTCTGTTATAGGATTATACTCGGAGCTCATATTCAGTCTGTATGAACTGATACACAAAAAGCTTGATGAAAATGATCAGCTAAAGTTATATTATGAAATAGAGCTGCCCCTTGTAGAAGTCCTTGCAAATATGGAGCACTTGGGTATTAAGGTCAATATAGAGACGCTAAAGAGCTTTTCCGTTGAGATGGAAGATAGAATTAGCCAGCTAATTAAGGACATTTATGAGTTTGCGGGAGAAGAGTTCAATATAAATTCCACAAAACAGTTGGGGGTTATATTATTTGACAGATTAAAGCTGCCTGTTATTAAGAAAACCAAGACAGGCTATTCTACTGATGTTGAGGTTTTAGAGCAGTTGGAACCAATGCATGAAATAGTGGCAAAGCTGCTGGAGTATAGGCATCTTGTAAAACTTAAGTCTACTTATGTAGAAGGTCTTTTGAAGGTTATGAATCCAAGAACAGGAAGGATCCACTCCAGCTTTAATCAGACTGTGACGGTTACAGGTAGGATAAGCAGCACCGAACCAAACCTCCAGAACATTCCGGTCAAGCTGGAAATGGGAAGAAAGATAAGGAAGGTCTTTGTACCTGAAGATGAGAACTATCTTCTCTCAGACGGAGACTACTCACAAATTGAGCTGAGGGTTTTGGCACATATTACAGGTGACGAAAATATGATAGCTGCTTTTATAAGTAACGAGGACATTCATACATCAACGGCTTCAAAGGTATTCAATGTACCGAAGGATCAGGTAACACCCTTCATGAGATCAAGTGCAAAGGCTGTTAATTTCGGGATTGTCTATGGCATTGGAGACTTCAGCTTATCCAAGGATTTGGGTATAACCAGAAAAGAAGCCAGGAAGTATATTGATGAGTATCTCGGTGAATATCTCAAAGTCAAGCAGTATATGCATGATATTGTGGTACAGGGAAAGGAAATGGGCTTTGTATCTACAATTTACAATAGAAGAAGATATCTTCCCGAGCTTAAATCTTCTAATTTTAACATTAGATCTTTTGGTGAAAGGATAGCTATGAACACACCCATACAGGGAAGTGCTGCAGATATTATTAAGATTGCAATGGTGAAGGTTTATAAGGCACTTAAGGATAGAAACTTAAGATCAAGGCTGATATTGCAGGTTCATGACGAACTTATTATTGAAACTCACAGGGATGAACTAAATGAAGTGGAGGAGCTTTTAAAAAGCTGCATGGAAACTGTTGCAACCATGTTAGTACCGCTTATAGTGGAAGTAAGATCAGGTGTAAGCTGGTATGATGTTAAATGATGGGTGTATTATTTTAATATCTGGGAAATTATAAATATTATAATAGATTTTTTAGGTTACAAAACCGGCGGATGTTTGTTATACTGTGAACATCCGCTTAATTTAATGTCTAAGAATACAATATCAAGGAAGCAAAATCACTTCGTGATTTTGTAATGTCTGGGAACCATGGGGTATGGAGAATGAAAATAATTGGTGTTACAGGTCCTATAGGCAGTGGTAAAAGCACCGTTTCAGGCTATTTTGCTAAAAAGGGTGCAAAAGTTATTGATGCAGATCTTTTGTATAGGGGATTGGTCAAAAAAGGAAATCCTGCCTTAGATGAGATAGTCAGGGTATTTGGAGATAAGGTGCTTGACGCTGAGGGACAACTTGACAGGAAGAAGCTTGGCAGTATTGTTTTTGATGATAAAGATAAGCTGGAGGTATTAAATGGGATAACTCACAAATATATTATAGAGAAGATTAATGAAGAGGTAAATAAGGCAAAAGAAAGTCATGTTCAGCTTTTGGTAATTGAATGCCCTATACCGATAAAACATGGATTTATAGACTTGGTTGATAAGGTTTATGTTGTTGTCGCAGATGAAAAGGTGAGGGCAGAGAGGATCATGATAAGAAATAACCTTTCATTTGATGAAGCCATGAAAAGGATCAGGTCACAGATGACAAACGAAGAGTATAAAAGCATTGCTGATATAGTAATTGTAAACGATTCAAATATTGATAGTCTTATAGCACAGTTGGAAGGAAGCCTATGAGTAGAATTAAAAAAATTATAGCTTTTTTTGTTTTTCTGGTATTGCTTGTGGTAGTAGCTAGAAGCTGCATCATTACAGTTGCTAAAAATATATATCCTGTAAAGTACAAGGACAGTGTCATAAAATATTCAACAGAATATGAAATTGACCCTTATCTTGTATTGTCGGTAATAAAAGCAGAGAGTAATTTCAGAAGCACTGTAATTTCACCTAAGAAAGCCATAGGTTTGATGCAAATTATGGAAGAAACCGGAAAGTGGGCTGCACAAGAGATGAAAATCGAAGGCTTCACAACAAATGATTTATATAATCCTGATACGAATATAAGGATTGGCTGCTGGTATCTTAGTCATCTTGAGAAGCAGTTCAAAAACTATGCTGAAGCTACTGATGATGAAAAGGAAGAGTATGTACTGGCCTCATATAACGGTGGAATATCTAATGTAAAAAGGTGGATAAAGAATACCCAAAACAATGGAAGCGGCATGTTTCATGAGAATATAACATTTAAAGAAACCAGACAATATTTGAAAAGAGTAAAGGGAAATTATAAGATATATAAAATACTGTACAAGGATATATAACTTTTAATGAAGGCTTGGAGAAGTAGAGTACTTAGGGAAATAAATATAAGTGTTCTACCCATTATGTGAGGGGAAGATAAAAGAATGTCAATCAAGAACGGTTATTTATGTATTATAAACACGGTTTTGCTATTTAGCACATATGAAGTTGTAAGCAAAACGCTAGTTGGAAAAATCGATCCGTTTCAGGTTAACTTTATACGCTTTTTGCTGGGTGGACTAATTTTGATTTTGTTTCTACTTTATAAGAGAGATCTGAAGATCGAGAAGAAAGAGCTCTTAGTAATTGCATTGGTAGGCTTTATTAATGTTGTGGTAAGTATGAACCTTTTGCAGCTAAGCTTGTATATGAAAGGTGCACAAGCATCCTTATGTGCCGTAATATTCAGCAGTAATCCCATATTTGTGTCCATATTTGCATATTTTTTGGACAAGGAGAGGTTCAATCCTGTTAAGGTGGCTGGCCTGATCTTTGGCATTTTAGGGATCGTAATAGTTTTTTATGATAAGCTAAACATTGATTCAATTGACATAAGAAGCCCAATATTTGCGTTGCTTTCAGCTGTTTTCTACGGACTATATACCGTACTTGGCCGTAAGCAGGCGGTTAAGATCGGCAGCCTCAAAATGAACTCATATTCCTTTATAGCAGGAAGTTTGCTTTTGCTGCCGGTAATGCTTGTGATAAAGGGGACAAGTGTTTTTGAGTTCCAATATTCAGCGGCTCTTCAGGTGATGTATCTTGCTGTTTTTGTTACTGGTATTGCCTACCTTACTTATTTCAAGGGATTATCGGTTTTAGGAGCTGGTAAGGGATCCATGGTATTTTTCATTAAGCCTGTGCTTGCCAGTGTCATTGCCGTTGTGTTTTTGAAGGAAAAGCCGTCAATATACCTGGCAGCGGGAACATTGCTTATTCTAGCTTCCATTATACTGGTGCTCAATTCAGAAAAGATTACTGGGAGATATTTAAGGCATGAATGAAAAATTACTTCCGCTTTTGAGCGAGCCTAATGTAAAAGGCTCGATATTACAGCAGCGGATTTACTTGCAACAACAGGTGTGCTGGAATGAATCTGTTGTTGTAAGTAAATCCGCTGCTCAAGTAAATCTTACTATATTTTACAATGATCTTCCCACTGCCTCAGCTACAGGCTTTAACTCGTTAACCAATTGATCGAATTTAGAGGGTCTTAGGGATTGCGGACCATCACACAATGCATTGTTGGGGTCTGAATGAACCTCAATTATAAGCCCGTCGGCACCTGTTGCTACAGCACCCTTTGATAGGGCATTTACATACTTCCATGTGCCTGTCGCATGGCTTGGGTCTACCACTATAGGCAAGTGTGAAAGCTCCTTTACAACCGGGATGGCACCCATATCAACTGTGTTTCTGGTTGATGTTTCATAGGTACGAATGCCTCTTTCACATAAAATGATATTGCTATTGCCTGCAGCCATTATATATTCTGCAGCCATAAGCCACTCCTCAATTGTTGCGGCTAGGCCTCTTTTAAGTAGAATGGGTTTCTGGGTAAGGCCTACTTCATGGAGAAGCTTGAAGTTTTGCATATTGCGTGCCCCAATCTGAATTATATCGGCATAGGAGGCAATAAGGTCAACGTCACGGGTATCCACAACTTCAGTTACCAGAACAAGACCGGTTATTTCTCGTGCCTTGGCCATTATTTTAAGGCCGTCTTCTTCTAGTCCTTGGAATGCATAAGGTGATGTACGAGGTTTGAAGGCACCGCCTCTTAAAATTTTTGCTCCTGATTCTTTTACTTTTATAGCAGTTTCTATATATGTTTCCTCATTTTCAATGGCACAAGGACCAGCCATTATTACTACTTCTTTGCCACCAATTTCTACGTCTCCTACCTTAACAACGGTAGGTTCTTTCTTAAGCTCCTTGCCTGCAAGCTTATATGGTTTCATAATAGGTACTATGTTTTCAACTCCAGGCATAGTTGATATATCCTGGGTATTTAAAAGTCTTTTATCACCAATGGCACCAATAACTGTTTTTACTTCTCCGAATATAGGGTGTGTTTTAAAGCCCAATTGGGACAGTTTGCTTTCTACATTATCAATTTGATCCTTTGTTGCATTTGAATTCATTATAATAATCATAATAATACCTCCCTTTATTATCATTTTCTAGGCATGAACAAAATCATGAAATGATTTTGTTCACATTGGTCGTTGTCGTGAGAAATTGTGGTGTAGTATACACTACAATTTCCTAGACATTAAAAAACTCTTCATCCTTGAAAGGACGAAGAGTGAATTCGCGGTACCACCTTTGTTGGCAAAAATGCCCACTTTGAATGTACGGGAATATATCCGATACACTTTTCCCTATAACGGAGGAACAACCGATCCAGCCTACAAATATAATACCTTCAGCCGATAACTCAGAGGGGAACTTCAACTATCTTGCATTTCCGGGCTTTCACCAACTCCGGATCGCTGCTAATGCTAATCAATAATTTACTCATCCTCATCACAGTAGATAATATATAATATTCTCTATATTTTACCATGAATTAATTTGGATGTCAATTGTTATTTAATATAAAATTTATGCTTTTTGCACACTAAAATTATGTAAAATAATCGAATTTTATTATATGATATATATAGAGAGAGATTAAAAGCAAGTTTGCTTTTAACATAGATTATTTAGAATAGGGGGTAAAATTAATGAGAAAAAAATTTGGACAAGGGGGTACCTTGGGTAAGAGTCGGGTAATTCTATTGGTCCTTTCCATTTGTCTTGTTTTTGGACAAATTCCAGGAACTATGACAGTATCGGCAGCACCTACTCCGGCACCACCTATGCCATCTGCAGTCGGTTGGGAGAAATGGGACTATTTCAATTATGCGGAAGCAACGCAAAAATCACTTTACTTTTACGATGCAGAAAAATGCGGCCCTAACATTACTGGGGGAAAGATTGAGTGGAGGGGTGACTGTCATCTGGAGGATAAAATGATTCCTCTTAAAAACACCACTCTGAGCAAGGCGTTTTTGGAGAAAAACGGCAGTATTATTGATCCTGACGGTGATGGTTTCATCGATGTACACGGAGGTTATCATGACGCAGGGGACCATGTAAGGTTTGGACTTCCTCAGGCGTACACCGCATCTACAATTGGATGGGATTATTATGAGTACAAGGATGTATACAAGGAGTTGGGGGAAGAAGAGCATATCATCGACCTGATTAAGCTGTTTACCGACACGTTCTTAAGAGCTTCATTCCTTGATAAAGACGGAAATATGATTGCATTTTGCTTTCAGGTAGGTGATGGTGACCAAGACCATACCTATTGGGGACCACCCGAATTATATCCAAAGTATCTTATAGCTACAAGACCGGCAAGATTTGCTACTGCTGAAAAACCCGGAAGTGATGTGTGTGCCGGAACAGCAGCAGCGTTGGCGACTTCATACTTAAATTTCAAGGATACGGAGCCTGAGTATGCTGCCAAGTGTCTTAAATATGCCAAAGCTATGTATAAGTTTGCAAAAGAAAACAGAGGATTGGCAGACAGTGGTGGATATTACGGATCGGCTTATGATGAAGATGAACTTTCATGGGCGGCTACATGGCTTTATGAATGTACCAGTGATATGAATTACATAAAAGATATTGAGGCAGCATCAGCTGACGGACTTTATACAGGATATCTGAAAAAGATTGTTCGTGATAACAATAACAACACATGGCAGAATATATGGACACATAGTTGGGATGTTGTTTGGGGGGGAACTTTCGTTAAACTTTCATCTTTATTCCCTGATCATGAAAGATTTGATTACTTTGCAAGATGGAATACCGAGTATATGTCAGGCGGCGTGATAAAGCACAAGGATCCAAATGATAAAACCTATATTGAAACATCACCTGCCGGATATACTATGTTAAATGGTTGGGGATCTGCTCGTTACAATACTGCAATGCAGTTATGTGCACTGGTATATCAAAAATATCATCCTGAAAGAACAGATTTTGGCGATTGGGCAAAGAGTCAGATGGACTATATTATGGGAAGAAATCCTATGGGATATTCTTATATAGTAGGATACGGCCATGAAAGAGGCCTTCCTTATGTACTGCACCCGCATCATAGAGCTGCACACGGTTCAAAGACTCTCAATATGGATGACCCTCCTCAGCACAGACATATATTGTGGGGTGCACTTGCAGGAGGTCCTGACAAAAACGATTATCACTTGGACGTAACAACTGATTATGTGTATAATGAAGTTGCAGTAGACTATAACGCAGCCTTTGTAGGAGCGGCAGCCGGACTTTATAAGCTTTATGGCAAAGGGCAGAAGCCGGTACCCAATTTCCCTCCGAAGGAGCCTTCCTTTGACCCTTATTATTGCGATATTCAATTGATGCAGGAAAATAAAGAAAGAACTCAAGTTACAATAAAACTTCACAATGAATCAAGTCAACCTCCTCATTTTGAAAAAGGTATGATGGCAAGATATTTCTTCAATATCAGTGAGCTTATTGCAAGTGGACAATCAATTGATTCTGTGAAATTCGAGCTGTCATATGATGAGCAGATGTCGCTGCAGGATAACCCTGTAAAAGCATCAGGGCCGTTTAAATGGGATGATGCCGGCACGTATTACTATGAATTTGATTGGTCAGGATCCGATATATATGGGGATAGAGATTACCAGTTTGCAATTATAGAAAAGCAGGATGCAAATTACCAGAACTACTGGGATCCGACAAATGACTGGAGCAGACAGGGTGCAGTAAAAGATGAATTTAAAGTGACAAAATATGTTCCGGTTTATCTTGACGGTAAAAAGGTATTTGGGGAAGAGCCTCCAAAGCTAAAGCCCACCCCCACGCCTACCAAAAATCCAAATGCTACTCCTGCCGGTGATGCATCTATTAAAATATCATACAAGTGCAGTGAGGTAAAGGACAGCACCAATACAATAAGGGCGTCTCTAAAAATAGACAACACAGGTAAAACTCCAATTAACTTGTCCGATTTAAA includes:
- a CDS encoding glycoside hydrolase family 9 protein, which translates into the protein MRKKFGQGGTLGKSRVILLVLSICLVFGQIPGTMTVSAAPTPAPPMPSAVGWEKWDYFNYAEATQKSLYFYDAEKCGPNITGGKIEWRGDCHLEDKMIPLKNTTLSKAFLEKNGSIIDPDGDGFIDVHGGYHDAGDHVRFGLPQAYTASTIGWDYYEYKDVYKELGEEEHIIDLIKLFTDTFLRASFLDKDGNMIAFCFQVGDGDQDHTYWGPPELYPKYLIATRPARFATAEKPGSDVCAGTAAALATSYLNFKDTEPEYAAKCLKYAKAMYKFAKENRGLADSGGYYGSAYDEDELSWAATWLYECTSDMNYIKDIEAASADGLYTGYLKKIVRDNNNNTWQNIWTHSWDVVWGGTFVKLSSLFPDHERFDYFARWNTEYMSGGVIKHKDPNDKTYIETSPAGYTMLNGWGSARYNTAMQLCALVYQKYHPERTDFGDWAKSQMDYIMGRNPMGYSYIVGYGHERGLPYVLHPHHRAAHGSKTLNMDDPPQHRHILWGALAGGPDKNDYHLDVTTDYVYNEVAVDYNAAFVGAAAGLYKLYGKGQKPVPNFPPKEPSFDPYYCDIQLMQENKERTQVTIKLHNESSQPPHFEKGMMARYFFNISELIASGQSIDSVKFELSYDEQMSLQDNPVKASGPFKWDDAGTYYYEFDWSGSDIYGDRDYQFAIIEKQDANYQNYWDPTNDWSRQGAVKDEFKVTKYVPVYLDGKKVFGEEPPKLKPTPTPTKNPNATPAGDASIKISYKCSEVKDSTNTIRASLKIDNTGKTPINLSDLKVRYWMTSDNAQVPVFVCEWAQVGESNVKGTFHAIQNPVSNADTYCEISFTKEAGILPPGGTTNIIPFRIEQGGFFTQTNDYSYNPNIATGLGENTKISGYVNGALKFGIEPVKVTPSQPAGYKISGYINPGFDYSNDVADKLKSGFKVEILNTDKYAVTDGSGYFEITGVAANTGGYTLGISKLNYLARNKTIPSLDSNVEIGSEAAPLSVWPGDMAKNGIQDNAINISDIIEISKVFNSTPQDAKYKEVLDINLDGAINLKDVIIIAKYFNKVSSDYPN